One window from the genome of Calditrichota bacterium encodes:
- the rodA gene encoding rod shape-determining protein RodA, which produces MSTEQKMKIFPGDALVIAAIMILALLGLAAIFSASHYGSSDAVSDNFSKQFYWMMIGIMIALAVILLPTRYLYLSAYWIYAFCIILLLMALVFSHGESIRRWLVIGGVRFQPSELAKVGTLLALSKYLSDEDRDLRRLKDILLAFAIVGFPCLLIFVEPDLGTSLVFLAFVLPILYWAGLPSFYAFAIVTPFLVMAASFNFYTFFVIIVAIVALSFYFKRGLAVSALLFGSSIIVGVITPLLWNRLHGYQKHRILTFLGIEADPYGLSYQVIQSKVAIGSGGFAGKGFLNGTQTQLRFLPAQHTDFVFSVIGEEFGFLGSFFVLALFLFIILRGIYVSAVVKNRFLSLLTFGAVIVLAFHIVVNTGMTVGIFPVTGLPLPFLSYGGSFMATCFLMAGFILHASFRRYQYF; this is translated from the coding sequence ATGTCGACTGAGCAGAAAATGAAGATTTTCCCGGGCGATGCACTGGTTATCGCTGCGATAATGATCTTGGCGCTGTTGGGCCTGGCGGCAATTTTCAGCGCTTCTCATTATGGCAGCTCAGACGCGGTGAGCGATAATTTTTCGAAACAATTTTATTGGATGATGATTGGCATCATGATCGCATTGGCTGTAATCCTTCTGCCGACCAGATATCTCTATTTGTCTGCCTATTGGATTTATGCTTTTTGCATAATTTTGCTGCTGATGGCGCTCGTTTTTAGTCATGGAGAATCTATCCGACGCTGGCTCGTCATCGGGGGAGTTCGTTTTCAACCTTCGGAACTGGCAAAAGTTGGGACTTTATTAGCATTGTCAAAATATTTGAGCGATGAGGATAGAGATTTGCGGCGTCTGAAGGATATTTTGCTCGCCTTTGCAATTGTTGGATTTCCTTGTTTACTAATTTTTGTTGAACCGGATTTGGGCACGTCGTTGGTTTTCCTCGCGTTTGTGTTGCCCATACTCTATTGGGCGGGGCTGCCGTCATTTTACGCGTTTGCGATAGTGACGCCATTTTTGGTGATGGCGGCGTCGTTTAATTTTTATACTTTTTTTGTGATCATTGTCGCAATCGTAGCTTTATCTTTTTATTTCAAGCGCGGGCTGGCAGTCTCAGCGCTGTTGTTTGGCTCGAGCATTATCGTCGGCGTGATCACGCCTTTGTTGTGGAATCGATTACATGGTTATCAAAAACATCGAATTTTGACATTCCTGGGAATCGAGGCGGATCCTTATGGGCTAAGTTATCAAGTGATCCAATCAAAGGTCGCGATTGGTTCCGGGGGATTTGCCGGAAAAGGATTTTTGAACGGCACGCAAACGCAACTGCGTTTTTTGCCGGCGCAGCACACGGACTTTGTGTTTTCGGTGATAGGCGAAGAATTTGGTTTTCTGGGAAGTTTTTTTGTGTTGGCTTTATTTTTGTTCATAATATTGCGCGGCATCTATGTCAGTGCAGTCGTCAAAAATCGTTTTTTGAGTCTGCTCACATTCGGGGCTGTGATTGTGTTGGCGTTTCATATTGTGGTAAATACCGGCATGACGGTCGGAATTTTCCCGGTGACTGGTCTTCCTTTGCCATTTTTGAGCTACGGCGGCTCGTTCATGGCGACCTGTTTTCTGATGGCTGGTTTTATTTTGCACGCCTCGTTTCGCCGCTATCAATATTTTTGA
- a CDS encoding porin family protein, which translates to MKPKNILLGLIITFLTIPGILLAGGEQTNMAIGLRVGLSRLDGDIDNPPFQPMYYGTLSYNLFEFLAVGFESGYATIGGQVYGEENKNFKTIIIPYEGHLKFSFFPLSRVNPYVILGGGGFAWDYTIDGKTDTNEITGNAKKGYDSFLKSGAGVEIALSQNRDIYFNIGATYRYSLTDMLDDLNSDFVNHRHPLNDAVVNIYGGFTYYFRTSKRGDQDHDWVPDELDLKVEIPEDPDGYLDHDGVPDDMAQVPTLGVAGEVDSTQVDNQPPVVIHNPVHRVEQGHDIKIKADIYENSKLKIASVIYRPVGTSGWKVGKLRSKGGIAYEGIIPGRYVLPQGLEYCVIAIDEAISGIGYSGLPKLPVRVEVISHPKVWRIVSSIAALIGWGGSGYLMLKKQK; encoded by the coding sequence TTGAAACCTAAAAATATTTTATTGGGACTAATAATCACTTTTTTGACTATCCCCGGAATTCTCCTTGCCGGTGGTGAGCAGACAAACATGGCTATTGGCCTTCGCGTAGGTCTCAGCCGCCTGGATGGCGACATTGACAATCCTCCATTTCAGCCGATGTACTACGGCACTCTGAGCTACAATCTGTTTGAATTTTTGGCAGTTGGTTTTGAAAGTGGTTATGCCACGATCGGCGGACAGGTTTATGGCGAAGAAAATAAAAATTTCAAGACGATAATCATACCTTACGAAGGTCACCTAAAATTTTCCTTTTTTCCTTTAAGTCGCGTTAATCCGTATGTTATTTTAGGCGGTGGCGGATTTGCCTGGGACTACACGATTGACGGAAAAACCGATACCAACGAAATTACCGGAAATGCCAAAAAAGGATATGATTCTTTTTTGAAAAGCGGCGCCGGAGTAGAGATTGCCTTGTCCCAGAATCGAGATATCTACTTTAATATCGGCGCGACATACAGATACTCTTTGACTGATATGTTGGATGATTTGAATTCTGATTTTGTCAACCATAGGCATCCGCTAAATGACGCCGTTGTTAATATCTATGGCGGATTTACTTATTATTTTCGTACCAGCAAACGGGGCGATCAAGATCATGATTGGGTTCCGGATGAGCTCGATTTGAAAGTAGAAATACCGGAAGATCCCGATGGCTATCTGGATCACGACGGCGTTCCTGATGATATGGCGCAAGTTCCGACCTTGGGAGTGGCGGGCGAAGTTGATAGCACCCAGGTGGACAACCAGCCGCCGGTAGTCATACACAATCCGGTACACCGTGTGGAGCAGGGACACGATATTAAGATAAAAGCGGATATTTATGAAAATTCTAAGTTGAAAATCGCTTCTGTGATTTATCGCCCAGTAGGAACGAGTGGCTGGAAAGTTGGCAAACTCAGATCAAAAGGTGGAATCGCATACGAGGGCATAATTCCCGGGAGATATGTTTTGCCGCAGGGACTGGAATATTGCGTCATTGCCATCGATGAGGCGATTAGCGGAATCGGTTATTCTGGTTTGCCCAAGCTTCCTGTGAGAGTGGAAGTCATTTCGCATCCCAAGGTATGGCGAATTGTCAGCAGTATTGCTGCACTCATTGGTTGGGGTGGTTCGGGATATTTAATGTTGAAAAAACAAAAGTAA
- a CDS encoding tetratricopeptide repeat protein, with protein sequence MNSSKIFVFFVGLFALVIWGCASNQPPVDVGGQPADTSNAQNQAEIDQLFNIINQSEAPQQDKAASEDEVLQLLGIKKDQKEKSTVEQQPASTSDDQLKKEIDTLEQQLADKEAEIANLKSSVAEKDKVLDQLETQKPAAASASGTPTISGNYKQDYQAALQEYYNRNYKTAIKMFEELLAIDSSNSLADNARYWIGECYYGLGNYDQAIIEFTKVFSFTKSNKMADAQLKIGLCYFRLGDRARAAEEFERLINDYPDSEYVGKAREFLAKIQ encoded by the coding sequence ATGAACTCGTCAAAAATTTTTGTCTTTTTTGTCGGATTGTTCGCATTGGTGATTTGGGGATGCGCTTCAAATCAGCCGCCCGTGGATGTTGGCGGGCAACCGGCGGACACGTCAAATGCGCAAAATCAAGCGGAGATTGATCAATTATTTAATATCATAAATCAGAGCGAAGCGCCACAGCAGGATAAAGCAGCCAGTGAAGATGAGGTTTTGCAACTGCTGGGCATTAAAAAAGATCAGAAAGAAAAGAGCACAGTAGAGCAGCAACCGGCGTCGACGTCAGACGATCAACTCAAGAAAGAAATTGATACGCTTGAACAGCAACTGGCGGACAAAGAGGCGGAGATTGCTAATCTGAAATCGAGTGTCGCAGAGAAAGATAAGGTGCTGGACCAGTTGGAAACGCAAAAACCCGCAGCCGCATCAGCGAGCGGGACGCCGACTATTAGCGGAAATTATAAACAAGATTACCAAGCGGCGTTGCAGGAATATTATAATCGGAATTACAAAACGGCAATAAAAATGTTCGAAGAATTGTTGGCGATTGACTCTTCTAATTCTTTGGCTGACAATGCCCGCTATTGGATTGGGGAATGTTACTACGGCCTGGGAAATTACGATCAGGCTATTATCGAATTTACAAAAGTTTTTTCCTTTACAAAATCCAATAAAATGGCCGACGCTCAGCTAAAAATAGGGCTTTGTTATTTTCGGCTCGGAGATCGGGCGCGCGCGGCGGAAGAATTTGAACGGCTCATTAATGATTATCCCGACAGCGAGTATGTGGGTAAAGCGCGAGAATTTTTAGCTAAAATACAATAG
- the galT gene encoding galactose-1-phosphate uridylyltransferase, translating to MFEQEIVSEFRENPLTGLYVIISPERSNRPIEEESSDLVVDYECPFCPGNEFQTPPEIESMRAKNTFPDQSGWSVRVVPNKFPALIETSRVFVRHNFVYNSVPGVGVHEVIIETPDHNAKLFTLKINELARILMVISKRVKDIKKNNKLQYALIFKNAGKKAGASLSHPHTQIIATPILPTKFALELRRLQKYYRENKRCLYCDIIANELEDSSRIVRESAEYVAFEPFASRFPFETWLVSKRHVSMFEQENDSRIHDFAILLKDVLNRIDRAIGLEAYNFLIQTAPFQGGNSQYFHWHAEILPVTTNVAGFERGTGFYINEVRPEDAARRLREVG from the coding sequence GTGTTTGAACAAGAAATAGTCTCTGAGTTTCGCGAAAATCCGCTCACTGGTCTCTATGTGATTATTTCACCGGAACGCAGTAATCGACCAATCGAAGAAGAAAGTTCAGACTTGGTTGTTGATTACGAATGTCCTTTTTGTCCGGGAAATGAATTTCAAACGCCGCCCGAAATAGAATCCATGCGCGCAAAAAATACTTTTCCCGATCAATCTGGTTGGTCGGTGCGTGTTGTTCCAAATAAATTTCCTGCTTTAATTGAAACTTCTCGAGTTTTTGTGCGTCACAATTTTGTGTATAACTCCGTTCCCGGCGTCGGCGTGCATGAGGTGATCATCGAAACTCCTGATCATAATGCAAAACTATTTACCTTGAAAATTAATGAATTGGCGCGTATTTTGATGGTAATCAGCAAACGAGTTAAAGATATCAAAAAAAATAATAAACTCCAATATGCTCTGATTTTTAAAAATGCTGGGAAAAAAGCAGGGGCTTCTTTATCTCATCCCCATACACAAATTATAGCCACACCGATTTTGCCTACAAAATTTGCACTTGAATTGCGTCGTTTGCAAAAATATTACAGAGAAAATAAACGTTGTCTATATTGCGATATCATTGCCAATGAACTGGAAGATTCTTCGCGGATTGTGCGAGAATCGGCTGAGTATGTCGCCTTCGAGCCATTCGCCTCGCGCTTTCCTTTTGAAACATGGCTGGTTTCGAAGCGGCATGTTTCCATGTTTGAGCAAGAAAATGATAGCCGAATTCATGATTTTGCTATTTTGTTAAAGGATGTTTTGAATCGAATTGATCGCGCAATTGGATTGGAAGCTTATAATTTTTTAATCCAAACAGCGCCTTTTCAGGGTGGGAATTCTCAATATTTTCACTGGCACGCGGAAATACTACCTGTCACGACGAATGTAGCTGGATTTGAACGGGGCACAGGATTTTATATTAATGAGGTTCGCCCCGAAGATGCAGCCCGACGGCTAAGAGAAGTGGGCTGA
- the glgA gene encoding glycogen synthase GlgA, which translates to MENQLRVLYVSSEVTPFAKTGGLGDVSSSLPKYLKDAGHDIRIFMPKYKFINDRKYVLRDVIRLRDIEVPMGNKVLLTSVKSAFLPNSKVQVYFVHHDDYFQREGLYLDPKTNLDYSDNAERFAFFSRSALEILKTLHWQPDIIHCNDWQTALIPYFLKTTYAGDPFFEHTRALLTIHNVAFQGIFEKDILPFIGISQDEFSKNNPLELWNKVNYLKGGILTADLLNTVSKTYAKEIQQSKEYGFGLEEYLRKRKKDLAGIVNGADYGNWNPETDKLIPHNYSASDLSGKLLDKKALLESVGLPFEADVPVVGMISRITEQKGFDLICDALRELMKFDLKLVVLGVGEAKYQRILEQAAGKYANKLSVQLKFDNRLSHLIEAGADFFLMPSKFEPCGLNQIYSLKYGTIPIVRATGGLADTIKDFSDETKRGYGFVFQEYSSAALLATLKRALNHYKNQATWKKLIQRAMKQDFSWEKVVPFYVDLYQKLM; encoded by the coding sequence ATGGAAAACCAATTAAGAGTCTTGTATGTTTCTTCTGAAGTGACGCCATTTGCAAAGACCGGTGGTCTCGGCGACGTTTCAAGCTCGCTTCCAAAATATCTTAAAGATGCGGGACACGACATCCGAATTTTCATGCCTAAATACAAATTTATTAATGACAGAAAATATGTCTTGCGCGATGTGATACGGTTGCGGGATATTGAAGTTCCCATGGGAAATAAGGTTCTTTTAACCAGCGTGAAATCTGCATTTTTGCCGAACAGCAAAGTTCAGGTCTATTTTGTCCATCATGACGATTATTTTCAGCGCGAAGGTTTGTACCTGGATCCAAAAACAAACCTGGACTATTCTGACAATGCGGAGCGCTTTGCATTTTTCAGTCGAAGCGCCCTGGAAATTTTGAAAACGCTCCACTGGCAGCCTGATATTATCCACTGCAATGATTGGCAAACTGCCTTAATTCCGTATTTTTTGAAAACAACGTATGCCGGGGACCCCTTCTTTGAGCACACGCGCGCGTTATTGACGATTCATAATGTTGCATTTCAAGGTATTTTTGAAAAAGATATTTTGCCTTTCATTGGGATTTCCCAAGATGAATTTTCTAAAAATAACCCACTTGAATTATGGAACAAAGTAAACTATCTCAAGGGCGGAATTTTGACGGCTGATTTATTAAATACGGTTAGCAAGACATACGCCAAAGAGATTCAACAATCTAAAGAGTATGGATTCGGTTTGGAGGAATATCTTCGAAAACGAAAAAAGGACCTTGCAGGGATTGTCAACGGAGCAGATTACGGTAACTGGAATCCGGAAACTGATAAATTGATTCCGCACAATTATTCCGCTTCTGATCTTTCAGGGAAGCTTTTGGATAAGAAAGCATTGTTGGAAAGCGTTGGGCTTCCCTTTGAGGCAGATGTGCCGGTGGTCGGCATGATTTCGCGAATCACCGAGCAAAAAGGATTTGATTTGATTTGTGACGCGCTCAGGGAGTTGATGAAATTTGATTTGAAGCTTGTAGTGCTTGGCGTCGGAGAAGCAAAATATCAACGCATTTTGGAACAAGCAGCCGGAAAATATGCAAATAAATTATCAGTTCAGTTGAAATTTGATAATCGGCTATCGCATCTGATTGAGGCTGGCGCGGATTTTTTTCTGATGCCTTCCAAATTTGAACCTTGCGGCTTAAATCAGATCTATAGCTTAAAATATGGCACGATTCCCATTGTCCGCGCGACCGGAGGACTGGCAGATACCATAAAGGATTTTTCAGATGAGACCAAGAGAGGATATGGCTTTGTTTTTCAAGAATATTCATCAGCGGCCCTGTTGGCGACGTTGAAGCGAGCATTAAATCATTATAAAAATCAAGCTACGTGGAAAAAATTGATCCAGCGGGCAATGAAACAGGATTTTTCATGGGAAAAGGTCGTTCCTTTTTATGTGGATTTATATCAAAAGCTCATGTGA
- a CDS encoding STAS domain-containing protein, with protein sequence MQGIDIAFNYVGARQNIALLQLKGFLDTTTSTEVSNRLRNLLNDGVYHLVVDMSRVNYVSSAGWGVFVGEIRNIRENGGDLKVVQMTPEVYDVFEMLEFHRILDYYDTIEESLNDFDISMGNNITQGKQWSKNTPTKKVDEIEIALPREIATKDGAKERRARSRFKFTKPKVDEAMLPLVEKIKLIVIEDPDGGVWQVRKKLNVKRFGFEKVSIFKIYDILKKYSLDTKEKRYRFYRSR encoded by the coding sequence ATGCAAGGAATTGACATTGCTTTCAATTATGTCGGCGCGCGACAGAACATTGCCCTGCTTCAACTCAAGGGATTTTTGGATACCACGACGTCCACGGAAGTATCAAATCGTTTGAGAAACTTGCTTAATGATGGTGTGTATCATCTCGTTGTCGATATGAGCAGAGTAAACTACGTCAGCAGCGCGGGCTGGGGCGTTTTTGTCGGCGAAATCCGAAATATTCGGGAAAACGGCGGTGATTTGAAAGTCGTACAAATGACGCCGGAAGTTTATGACGTGTTTGAAATGTTAGAGTTTCATCGCATTTTAGATTACTACGACACGATAGAAGAATCCTTGAATGATTTTGATATAAGTATGGGAAATAATATTACGCAAGGAAAACAATGGAGCAAAAATACGCCGACGAAAAAAGTCGATGAAATTGAAATCGCTCTGCCGCGAGAAATTGCTACTAAAGACGGAGCCAAAGAACGCCGCGCCCGCTCCAGATTCAAATTTACAAAACCTAAAGTAGATGAAGCAATGCTACCGTTGGTCGAAAAAATCAAATTGATCGTAATTGAGGATCCTGACGGAGGGGTGTGGCAGGTGAGGAAAAAACTAAATGTGAAGCGATTTGGATTTGAGAAAGTCAGCATTTTTAAAATATATGATATTCTGAAAAAATATAGTTTGGATACAAAAGAAAAACGTTATCGTTTCTATCGTTCGCGTTGA
- a CDS encoding polysaccharide biosynthesis tyrosine autokinase: MSHTIPQFSEWRGVCYVIDDSRIIELTSRSFAGRVVAQLGLTLSMDDPLSVNRVEVFQEFQTTNTPVSGKYVLRWKDDGTYTIYRIVHESENAIDQGRLEDVIGKLHETQNGFSFALHSNVRNLPKEIFFSIRSMRSAVKAFQANTAVRRTGGGGILMLTMTDPNPAMVAKKVNRLAALFVNESKLLKKNAIENYKKTIDEQLQYSEQELAKTDQRLKEFKSRHKVSLNSETQESVRDLALVEGELSGSVKSRDDLKELLAKIDSYSGANPDEDLKYVYQQITELPTFANNPKMGMLRNQLTDLVQSYNQVVTRFSAEHEDAKKLAAQIREVRSAVRVESLNQLQDLNKKISELQTEKGTLDYKLKRLPEEEYQLTELQRELKAKEDIHAQLLTKSQLAQLTNAVETEYVDILDPAITPDEPMVRDKKKKAVMGGAFALMLGLGVALALEFFDKAIKTVEDVKRYLKLQVLGTIPNIDFDEIHDYQDSEKIKQIDQQLVTYDYSPTPIGEAYRSLRTNLVYSKNTGRVQSLVLTSAAPGDGKSFTSANIAISMAQHKSNTLLIDADLRRGVLHNTFGVPKEPGLTNFLTGMVGFQHIVNETLIPNLSLISCGSLLPNPSELLGSHQMQRFLDEARRKYDMIIFDSPPLNAATDAIVLGTQVDALVLVVRSGVTDRDVARQKLELFKNVPVRILGVVLNGTSADFGHEGYSYYHY, translated from the coding sequence TTGTCGCATACGATTCCGCAATTTAGCGAGTGGCGGGGAGTATGTTATGTCATTGACGACAGCCGTATCATCGAGTTGACCAGTCGATCTTTTGCCGGGCGCGTTGTTGCGCAATTAGGACTGACGCTGAGCATGGACGACCCACTGTCGGTAAATCGAGTGGAAGTATTTCAGGAATTTCAGACAACCAACACTCCTGTGAGCGGGAAATATGTCTTGCGCTGGAAAGACGATGGGACTTATACCATATATAGAATTGTGCATGAATCTGAGAATGCTATTGATCAGGGCAGATTAGAAGACGTTATCGGTAAATTGCATGAGACGCAAAATGGTTTTTCCTTTGCATTGCATTCTAACGTCCGTAATTTGCCAAAAGAAATATTTTTTTCCATTCGTAGTATGCGCAGCGCCGTCAAGGCATTCCAGGCGAATACCGCGGTGCGACGTACTGGCGGTGGCGGCATTTTAATGCTCACGATGACAGATCCAAATCCGGCAATGGTGGCAAAAAAAGTAAACCGCCTGGCTGCTCTTTTTGTCAATGAGAGCAAGCTGCTTAAAAAAAATGCCATAGAAAATTATAAAAAGACAATTGACGAACAACTTCAGTATAGCGAGCAAGAGCTTGCCAAAACTGATCAGAGATTGAAAGAGTTCAAGAGTCGACATAAAGTTAGCTTAAACTCAGAAACCCAGGAATCGGTCAGAGATCTGGCTCTGGTGGAGGGCGAATTGTCGGGGAGCGTAAAAAGCCGCGACGACTTAAAAGAGCTTCTCGCGAAAATTGATAGTTATTCCGGAGCAAATCCGGATGAGGATTTGAAATATGTCTATCAGCAAATTACGGAGCTTCCCACGTTTGCAAATAATCCGAAGATGGGAATGTTACGCAATCAATTGACTGATTTGGTGCAAAGTTACAATCAAGTAGTCACCAGATTTTCTGCCGAGCATGAAGATGCAAAAAAATTAGCGGCGCAGATTCGCGAAGTCCGGAGTGCGGTGCGCGTGGAATCTTTAAATCAGTTACAAGATTTGAACAAGAAAATTTCTGAGTTGCAGACGGAAAAAGGGACGCTGGACTACAAATTGAAACGTTTGCCGGAAGAAGAATACCAACTAACTGAATTGCAACGCGAGTTGAAAGCCAAAGAAGATATTCATGCGCAATTGCTTACAAAATCACAATTAGCGCAACTGACGAACGCAGTTGAGACGGAGTACGTTGATATTTTGGATCCGGCGATTACCCCCGACGAACCGATGGTCCGCGACAAGAAAAAAAAGGCGGTCATGGGCGGTGCTTTCGCCTTGATGTTGGGGCTCGGCGTTGCGCTGGCGCTGGAGTTTTTCGACAAGGCGATCAAAACAGTGGAGGATGTGAAACGATATTTAAAATTGCAAGTTTTAGGAACGATTCCTAACATTGACTTTGACGAGATTCATGATTATCAGGATTCGGAAAAAATAAAACAGATAGACCAACAGTTGGTCACTTATGACTATTCTCCGACGCCGATAGGCGAGGCGTATCGGTCGTTGCGGACGAATTTGGTGTATTCGAAAAATACCGGCCGGGTGCAAAGTTTGGTGCTTACCAGCGCCGCACCGGGTGACGGAAAATCGTTTACCTCTGCAAATATTGCCATTTCCATGGCGCAGCACAAGAGCAACACTCTGCTCATTGACGCTGATCTGCGACGGGGCGTGTTGCACAACACGTTTGGCGTGCCCAAAGAGCCCGGACTGACGAACTTTTTGACGGGAATGGTCGGCTTTCAGCATATTGTCAATGAGACTCTTATTCCCAACCTTTCTCTCATTAGCTGCGGCTCTTTGCTGCCAAATCCGTCTGAGTTGTTAGGGTCGCATCAAATGCAGCGATTTTTGGATGAGGCAAGACGAAAATATGATATGATCATTTTTGATAGTCCGCCGCTTAACGCCGCGACAGACGCCATTGTTCTGGGAACTCAAGTTGACGCCTTAGTGCTTGTCGTTCGTTCGGGCGTCACGGATAGAGATGTTGCTCGGCAAAAACTTGAGTTATTTAAAAATGTCCCGGTGAGAATTTTAGGCGTAGTGTTAAACGGGACGTCGGCGGATTTTGGTCACGAAGGATATAGTTATTATCATTATTAA
- a CDS encoding NAD-dependent epimerase/dehydratase family protein: protein MHYLVTGGAGFIGSHLIERLLRDGGQITCLDNFNDYYDPRIKEKNIAAVFDHPKFDLVRGNILDENLLKKLFDDNDFDVIVHLAARAGVRPSVQQPKLYQEVNVRGTLNLLDMARQHQIEKFVMASSSSVYGNNKKVPFSESDNVDNPISPYAATKKASELLAFTYSALYGMSVTCLRFFTVYGPRQRPDMAIHKFTRLIAHNQEIPVYGDGKVKRDFTYITDIIDGVVRSIEHCQGYQIYNLGESRVVELMELIHLLEKEVGKTARIKWLPPQPGDVKITYADISKAAQDLNYRPKVPVEQGIRQFIQWFKQNQD, encoded by the coding sequence ATGCATTATTTGGTTACCGGCGGCGCTGGTTTTATCGGTTCGCATCTGATAGAAAGGCTGCTCAGAGATGGGGGGCAAATTACGTGTCTCGATAATTTTAATGATTATTACGATCCGCGCATAAAAGAGAAAAATATTGCTGCGGTTTTTGATCACCCAAAATTTGATCTGGTGCGCGGGAATATTCTGGATGAAAATTTACTGAAAAAATTATTCGATGACAATGATTTCGACGTCATTGTCCATCTGGCGGCCCGAGCTGGCGTCAGACCTTCTGTGCAGCAACCAAAGTTGTATCAGGAGGTCAATGTCAGAGGCACATTGAATTTGCTGGACATGGCCAGGCAGCATCAGATTGAAAAATTCGTGATGGCGTCGTCTTCTTCTGTTTACGGAAATAACAAAAAGGTACCTTTTTCCGAGAGTGACAATGTGGACAATCCGATTTCTCCCTACGCCGCGACCAAAAAAGCAAGTGAACTGTTAGCGTTTACTTATTCGGCATTGTATGGAATGTCGGTCACCTGTCTGCGGTTTTTTACCGTTTATGGCCCACGGCAGAGGCCTGATATGGCGATACATAAATTTACGCGATTAATCGCGCACAATCAAGAAATACCCGTCTATGGAGATGGCAAAGTTAAACGCGATTTTACCTATATCACTGACATCATTGATGGCGTCGTTCGGTCCATTGAACATTGCCAAGGCTATCAAATCTACAATTTGGGCGAGTCGAGAGTTGTCGAATTGATGGAATTGATTCATTTGCTTGAAAAAGAAGTGGGCAAAACGGCGCGCATTAAATGGCTACCACCGCAACCGGGAGATGTGAAGATAACTTATGCAGATATTTCAAAAGCGGCTCAGGATCTAAACTATCGTCCGAAGGTTCCCGTTGAACAGGGAATTCGTCAATTTATTCAGTGGTTCAAGCAAAATCAGGACTAA